In the Vicia villosa cultivar HV-30 ecotype Madison, WI unplaced genomic scaffold, Vvil1.0 ctg.000030F_1_1, whole genome shotgun sequence genome, gaaaattattttaaaaatatttctacTTTCtacattaaaatatttgaatatttataaatatcaaaaaatattcttttttaggAGTTTGAActactaaattaaaattatagaaTGCACAAATGAGGGAGTGTAATTCTTTTCTAAATATActtgtttgaagaaaaataatcacCTTTGAAAACTATTAACTCTTTAGCTAAAATGTGATTTGGACAAATgttaaaatgtattttttatcaAATCCCATAGTCTGCTCATCCAAATATATAGTTTTAAAAAAGTTTTATACACTTGCACATGAAAACATGGTCATAGAATAGAGCCtagcatttctttcaagaaattaAATAAGTAACAAACAAATTCCTACTTCACGTCAAAAAAATGTGTATAACAAACAATATATTGATTGATCCATCATGCAATAACTCAATAGGACATTTATATATTCAAAACTGCTATAAGACATAACTTAACAAATTGTAATTTCCGAATTAAAATCCACTAGAAATAATTAACCTAAGTACATCATCATGAAAATTGTCTGAAAACTACACTTTTCACCTCTTAAAGAATTCTCAATCGAACATGGTAGGCGTGTGTCCGTCATGCATGTAAACCAGCAAACTGCTAGAAAAGGCGAAGTTCTGGTTCACTTCTTCCCTCCACCAGAAACATTGAACTTGAAAAATATAATGTCTCCATCTTGGACCACATAAGTTTTCCCCTCCTGTTTATATTTTCCAGCAGCCTAACAAATAATACAACAAAGAACAACACGCGGTTAGGTTTCTAGATGTTACACCTAGGTTAAGTGATCCTAGATCAGCTACAATTAACCTAAAATGTTATATCTGaaattttgtttcaatttttttgttttgatgaagttaTTATATCTGAATATTTTCACAATAGAAATACAAAAAAGTTATACCTTTACAGCTGACTCGGTACCAAGTTCTTTTAGATCATCAAATTTCATCACCTGAAACGACATTTTGAAAAGCACCCGGATCAATGGTTGCAAATATTGAACACGTCTATCAATATACAAATTACTGTAACagcaaaaacaacaataataGAAAGAGAAAAGTTAATGAATCAATCATGATAAGTTAAACTTCATAGACTGAACACATTCTCATAAGTGGAATGTTTAGCTAGAAATATTAACAAGTGTTGGATGATTGTAGAACAAACTTCAATGAGTAGCAGTGATGATTGTGCCTTAATAAGAAACCGACTTTTAAAAAGCATGTTTCAATTAGATTCTTATCAACTAGAAACTCATATTGCAAGGGTGAAATAGCTTAATTAGAATCATGAAGAAAATCTCGTCTAAATTTGCCATGAAGGTACGGAACATTTAGTATTCAATCTTAGAATCTAAGGATTCCTATGTTTGATTATCAAAGATAAAGAAACAACGTTGCAACAAAACCTTCGCAGATAATTTAATTGTATAATCAATATATAATTACACATATGGATGTCAAGATGATAAATAAATTAGTTCAATAGGAGAGAGAGAAAATGGCTGATCAAGAACAAGAACTATCCAAAATCAACGAACTAACCTCAGCACAAATAAATCCCTTTTCAAAATCAGTATGGATAGCTCCTGCAGCTTGAGGAGCCTTTGTTAGGCGTCTAATTTGCCAACACTTAACCTGAAAATAACAAATTATAGCCACAAAAGTTAAGGCACCAAAACCTGTAATCTTAGACAGAAcaccgcaaaaaaaaaaaaattcaagcaAAATACAATTCTCAGCTCATATTAGGGAATAAGAACCACCATAGAGGCCCAAAAAAGGAACATGCATCAAAAGAAAAGATAGGGTGGAGGGAGGGAGGTTTAACAAACATGTGTGTTTCATACCAGACCTTTAGTTTCTTTTCATTCAATGATTTAATCATATTTGACTTTACGATGCTTTTGACGAGAAATAGGTGAAGAAATGTAATATAAAAACAAATCTTTGAGTGCACTACTCCACTTATCAATGATACAAATTGCACTGATTCATCCATCCATCGCATGATTCAAATAGTTATATTACCTCGTATAGAACGGTGGAGATCGAATTGCCAATAGTAAGATTATAGCAACTATGGGAGAAACTATTATATAATTTGGCAAGTTTATCAAACCAATACAACAACTTATTCATATAGaaaaatgttattcttacactaAATCCTACACCTACACCTTAAACACTTTCACAAATACGTCAAcagtgttttcttttttttttactattaatatatatttttttaaaactactttggttaatgaaatgttaaaacttggttaatacagttcaaagtttggttaatatatattgacataaaaaattaatatattgggTACAAAATTTGGTTAATCATAtttataaaattggttaataaagttcataacttggttaatgagttctcaaacataaaaaaaatattaaatagtagaataaaattggttaatggaGAGTAAATGTTGGTTAACATATTAATAATTTAGTGTCAAAACATGGTTAATAGTatgtattttattggttaatgaagtagtgaaagtggttaatgaattataagtaaaataattggttaatgacttatatttttgtggttaatatagttgtgaagttggttaatgatacaatcttatatttgttttataaaataaattttaaaattaaatatttaaaattaaatatttaaaaaaaaaaaaaatatatatatatatatatatatatatatatatatatatatatatatatatatatatatatatatatatatatatatatatatattttaaaaaaataatattattttattaaaaaacaccGTTCAGCGTATAAATATGGTGAAGAGTGCATACGGTGTAGATATTGGTGTAAGCATAGCAAAGCTGTATTCATATATAATTGAAAGACAAAAGTACTAAAGGAGATAAACAGATATTCACCTCATCAGGTCCTGCTGTGAAAAAGTAAATGAGATTGATAGCTGAAAATCCAGTCTTTATTATTTTGGGGAGAGCACTGTCGAAATGAAGGATATAACAATTTTAGTAGAATATAAATTATGCACCGATTCTTCAAAATTAATAAGCATAAGAATTATTCAACAATTTCTAATGAAAACAaagattattaaaaaataaaaacaaaaggcaaGGCAATCAGGATAACCTCTTGATGTAGTAATTTTAATTGTGATTAAAAAAGGCATTTATTATCAATTTCTTTAAATGAGAACAGAGCTAATTCTCTTTACATAAGCATATAGACGCACTGAATATGCAAGGAAACTAAAATAATGTTTGATGTATAAGTAAACCTTCTTTTCAAATCCACAAAATATTTACGTAATAactttgcattcatacatttaattAGCAATAGGACAAGCATTGAACTGACCTTTGAACGTTGTTTTCCTCACAATATTTAGCTGCCTCATCAGGAGGCATATCTGAGAGACTCTTCTCTAAGACACAGCTGAAAGGAATCATTTGTCCACCACCATGTTCCTGGACCCTGGAGAACAAAGGTgactaatattaataaaattttctttCGACATTATAAACTAGGCACGATAAGAATATACAAGTTACAAGTAAACAGTATTGCATAAGCAACAAAATGTGCCTAACTAGTAACAAATTTCTTCTTCCAATGGCTCCCAGATGAGAGAAATAACTTAAGTACTTTGCAACTATTTATAGCATCCTTTATACTCACACAGAGGCTGAGGGGGGCAAGGAATGAGACAAAGTCTAACTTGattccagaagaagaagaaaaatgacaggaaaaaaaaaacataactacGTACCATGCATGAATTTTGGGAAGAAACTTGTTCTTTTTTCTTTGGTAATCTCTTTCGGTCATATTAACCTGTGAATAAAATGTAAGTATTAAGAGATGGAAAATCCACATAAGCAGATCAGAAATACCGAAAACGGAACAATATGAGTTTTTACTTAACTCATTAGTCATTATCAATATATACTTACACAAAGTACTGAAAAAGATATGTGATACACACAAAAAATACATAAAGTGATAAGGCAAATTCCAAATATTCCAGAACATGAAATGACAAGGATATCCAAATTAAAGAATTAAAAGTAAATATGATACGCTTATATGCTTTCATGCAATGCAAGTATATATGAAATATGGTCTTCACAAGAAAAATGTGTGTGAAATGCTGCTATATTGAAATACAAAGGTAAAAAGCAAGCAAGGAAcgttgttaaagaaaaaaagataGGTATCAGTTACTAACATGCTACCATGATTCTATTTTCATGCCAAGTAATATCAAGCTCGGCTCAAAGTCATTATAAGGTTTAAGAAAAACATTGTTACGCTAAAGCGTATGCTAAACATTTTGTCCAACATAATATCCGACAAGCGTCAAATCTAGTACTAAAACAAAGACAGacaaaaagtcaaagaaagtaaAGTGAGATATGTTACCAAGTAGACAACAGGCTTGGCAGTAAGCAACTGGAAGGAATTTAAGATCTCGACCTCGGCAGCTTTCCAATCCCCTAGGCGTACATCTTTTCCCTCCTCGATGAATGCCTTGACCTAAAGATGTGAAAAATTACAACCACAGTTTTCATCTAATATTTACCCGCAACTACTTTGTGTGTATATTTACAAAACTTATACACACAAGATAAAAGGAATGTGACGGTACATTTAAGTGATAGAATCATCCTTACAAGAGAATGCAATGCATAACATAAACAAACAGACACAAACATAATTTCCATGTCTTTTAAGAGCAAATAGAGGTTATATCCAATCCATTGACAGCAATTGAATTTGACGATTTACATAATAATACAACTTCAAATATTTATTCCTGATTTCCTTCCAAATTTGAGATATTTTCTGCAAGCAACTACTGCTGTTGCAGCAATGTATTGTGGAATATAAAAGAGACTCGTGACAGAAAGCACCAGTAAAAAATACCACAAAAAAAGTAAGACAAGACAAACACATAATAGATTCAAATTACAATGGCAGTAAACTGTAAATCATAGTATAAAGTAATGAGGCAAAAGGTGGCTAATAATGGCATAGTATCATACAAAAGTTAGCTGAGTGCAAATAATGCTCAGAAAAAGTCAAACCTTTTGACAACATTCAAGCTCGATTTTTAACTGCTTGTCATTGCTCCTCTTCATGCTCTTTTCAAGATCTTCTAACTTGTTTTGCATGAATTCAATATCCTATGATGTTATCCAGAGGGAAAGTATTAGCAGTTATATTACAGTGTATAAGAAGTTCTATTGAAAAGGTACAACCTTTAAATTATGCTAAAATAATAAATTCATCAAAACTAAAAGAAGAAATTACAACGAATTTGGCGGTAAGAGATCCTCCTTAGCgttaaaacacacagataaacagttggatattaaagaaaaaataatcaaTGGAGCAAAGATCAATGTGAATAAAAATTGATATTTCATCACGCAAGAATGGTGGTTGGCCCATAAGTCATTTCTATGATTAAAAAAAGGTATTTATTAAGCATACCTTCAGCCGTAGCTCTTCAGTAATAACATCTAAATCCCTCACGGGATCAACAGTGTCATCTACATGGATAATATCCGGATCCTCAAATGCACCTAACGAACGGCAATGACTATAGGTTAATAACCCCCCAAATCAATACAACATTATAAAATCATAATGTAAAAGTGGTGTGAAAAATAAGAGCAGTCATTGTCTTACGTAAAACATGGAAAATGCCATCAACAGCTCGGATGTGAGATAAAAAACTATTTCCCAACCCTTGTCCCTGATGAGCACCTCGAACCAATCCGGCTATGTCATGGATTTCTAAGAAAGCCGAGACCTGTATTTACAAATCCAACAAAACACGTCAAGATACATAACACGCTTACTCGtcaaataacaaacaaccaaaagtTAGAAACCCTGTGAGTGCATAATAATAAATTAACAAGAGAGATTCACCAACAATGGTATGAGAGACATTACAAACCTCACTTTTTGGCTTGAACAATTGACAAAGCCACTCGAAACGCTCATCGGGAACATTAACCCTTGCCTCATTAGGCTCAATAGTGCA is a window encoding:
- the LOC131622452 gene encoding obg-like ATPase 1; the protein is MPPKSAKSKEVPAERPILGRFSSHLKIGIVGLPNVGKSTLFNTLTKMAIPAENFPFCTIEPNEARVNVPDERFEWLCQLFKPKSEVSAFLEIHDIAGLVRGAHQGQGLGNSFLSHIRAVDGIFHVLRAFEDPDIIHVDDTVDPVRDLDVITEELRLKDIEFMQNKLEDLEKSMKRSNDKQLKIELECCQKVKAFIEEGKDVRLGDWKAAEVEILNSFQLLTAKPVVYLVNMTERDYQRKKNKFLPKIHAWVQEHGGGQMIPFSCVLEKSLSDMPPDEAAKYCEENNVQSALPKIIKTGFSAINLIYFFTAGPDEVKCWQIRRLTKAPQAAGAIHTDFEKGFICAEVMKFDDLKELGTESAVKAAGKYKQEGKTYVVQDGDIIFFKFNVSGGGKK